In Bacteroides cellulosilyticus, the genomic stretch ATTATCTTGTAACCCAATAGCCTTTATTGATTGTTTTAAGATAACGCAAGGAATGGTAATTCCAAAATCAGCATCGATTAAACTTTGAAGTTCTTCTAAATCGTAATATTTTTCTATGTCGGTTTGCGTATAGTATTGATTTACAATTTCATATTTGATTATAGGGAAATATACATCATTGTACAAATCAGCCCCTTTCGTATCATAAAGGGCAGTTATTAAAGCGTAATTAGTCTTATTCATATATTTTAAACTTCAAAATATGTATTAATCGACAAAATTAATTAAAAAGAAGCATCGGAAAGAATTTTCTCCGCTGCTTCTTAACATATTCAATAAAAACGTTTTTTTTATTTCACTTCCTAATTATTATCATTGTTGAACGAAAATGAAAGCTGTTGCAACTGCCCGAAGCTATCCTGAAAATACACATCTACCGTCTGTTGGTCGGTCGATGCGGAAGTATAGTAAAGCCGGAATGTTTCACCCGGAAGCGGGTATAGGTCATTTGGTAGTAAAACCGTCCCATCGGACATTTTCAGCGTTCCCGCCCCGTCCGGTTGGAAATAGCGGATGAAATATTTTGTTTCCTCATACCGTCCGTCCCGGTGAAGCTGGCAGCGTATTTCTGCCGTTTCACCTACCTTTAATTTCTTCGGAACAGGCATCGTTTCGATACTGAACGGGTAAGACTGCTGTATATCCACGTTGTCACTACACGCACCCACTAATAACAAGGCGGCCACCATGTAGCAGCCTGTTAGCATCTTATAAATTACATTTCTCATATACATTATATATAATAGGTTAGTTTATCACATTATTATCTTTAGACCGATACCGAACTGTGTATGGAACTTTCCGACTGAAGAACCGAACAGGCATCTTTCCCTTGCGTTAATCAGGAACACCACCCGGTCGGTAATGTAACTTTCCAGTTCCAGCGTCAGCGCACTACCATAGACAAAACCGTCCTTATCGGTCAGGGTCGAGCCATCGGGCAGCAATTTATCGCCCCAGTTACTTGTTTCATACCCGGCAAGGGCAGACAAGCCCAGCGAAAGGAAAAAGGTTTTCTTTCTGTCTGAAAGGAAATTCAGATAGTAACCGCCCTCGCCTGTAAACTGGCTCACGGGTATCTGTAAATCCTTATAGGGATAATGCTTTTCGAGGTATTCCCCGCCGATAACCCATCTGTTCCCGTTTTTGGTATAGGTACTCATGGCAGCCCCGAAGTAATAAGCGAAATCGCTTTTACTGTTCCAGTGAACACCGTCCGCCATGCCGCCCGTAACCTGCAAGCCTTTCATTCCCGGCAGACATCTTTGTGCGTGTGCCTGGTTGAAAGTCAGGCACAGCACAAAAAGGGATATAATACAACATATCCTTTTCATGTTCATTTGATTTTAAGTTCGTTAATCACTTTGGCAGCCACTATATCCGAATTTTCCACCCGGATAGTTTGGTGTCTGCCCCCGTTCTTTTCCACCAGTTCGATGACTAATATCTTATCGTCAGGGATAGTGAACTGCGGAACGGTGTACACGGTGCGGACGGTACTTTTGCCGCCGATAACCAGTATCTCGTTATAGCTCCGCACCGGGTCAATCACCGTTTCCTGAATAGCCGTTCTTTTGGCTACTTTCTTATCCACAATCTTGAAACGGATAAAGTCGGTATCAAACGGTACGTTTGAACTGTTCTTTGTTTGTGTGTGGAAGTAGAACAGCCCGTTATGCGAATAAATGCCCTTTACCAAGAACTGCACCCCGAACCGTTTGCATCCCAAATGCTTTATTTCCCGGTCATTGTTTTTGTAGATGGACTGCATAATCAGCTTTACCAAAAGCGGGCTTTCGTTACCCAGTTCACGGAAATAGATATTCATCCGGGTATGGCTGAAATCCGTTGTGTCCTCATTCTCCAAGAAGTCTTTCATTTCGATGTTCAGCATTTCCGGTTCATGTGCGTATTTTGCATTGAAACTGTAAAAGCTACCATCCTCACAGATAACGGAAAAATTGGTTTCACCGGGAAAGCCCTCTGTTGTAGCCTTGACCCTGACAACATTTTCCGCCCCGTCCGCTTTTCCGGCAATAATGTAGTTACTGCCTAAGTCCACGTACTTAACGGCAGACGGGAAAATAAGGTGTACTGTTTTTGCAAACGTCACCTGTACGCCGTAAGGTGTCACCATTTGGCGGTAAGGGAGCTTCTTTGTAATGCCCTGATACAAATCGTTACTTTGTGCTTTCATTGAAACCACGCCCAAGAGTAGGGCGAACATGATAATTAACT encodes the following:
- a CDS encoding conjugal transfer protein TraO — encoded protein: MKRICCIISLFVLCLTFNQAHAQRCLPGMKGLQVTGGMADGVHWNSKSDFAYYFGAAMSTYTKNGNRWVIGGEYLEKHYPYKDLQIPVSQFTGEGGYYLNFLSDRKKTFFLSLGLSALAGYETSNWGDKLLPDGSTLTDKDGFVYGSALTLELESYITDRVVFLINARERCLFGSSVGKFHTQFGIGLKIIM
- the traN gene encoding conjugative transposon protein TraN, with product MKKLIIMFALLLGVVSMKAQSNDLYQGITKKLPYRQMVTPYGVQVTFAKTVHLIFPSAVKYVDLGSNYIIAGKADGAENVVRVKATTEGFPGETNFSVICEDGSFYSFNAKYAHEPEMLNIEMKDFLENEDTTDFSHTRMNIYFRELGNESPLLVKLIMQSIYKNNDREIKHLGCKRFGVQFLVKGIYSHNGLFYFHTQTKNSSNVPFDTDFIRFKIVDKKVAKRTAIQETVIDPVRSYNEILVIGGKSTVRTVYTVPQFTIPDDKILVIELVEKNGGRHQTIRVENSDIVAAKVINELKIK
- a CDS encoding DUF3872 domain-containing protein, whose product is MYMRNVIYKMLTGCYMVAALLLVGACSDNVDIQQSYPFSIETMPVPKKLKVGETAEIRCQLHRDGRYEETKYFIRYFQPDGAGTLKMSDGTVLLPNDLYPLPGETFRLYYTSASTDQQTVDVYFQDSFGQLQQLSFSFNNDNN